One genomic window of Leptospira perdikensis includes the following:
- a CDS encoding prolipoprotein diacylglyceryl transferase, with protein MLDRIPIPNPFGWEGLSTFSLLMMLAFLVGSYLLPKELERKKLDPSHSDWLIFLGILGTLVGAKIFFIFEIWDQVFIDVPGYDGKYTYPLTHWNGFPGHPGLWSSLFSGGGLVFFGGLLFGWLFITLYFRHHKLDIGAYYDAVIPAISMGYAIGRLGCFVSGDGCYGFATDARIPFFVFDFHGAHPSGVPVWNTPVMESLMAFGYFAYFQFWARYQNFRKWSIGAQFLIIHGFARLIIEFLRVNKAVIPFIDPPTLVNIPDANGNPTFLTGYYWHGFSQSQYISIALILFGVYLLVSKKLWLKEKTNV; from the coding sequence ATGTTAGATCGAATTCCGATTCCGAATCCCTTTGGTTGGGAGGGTTTGTCCACTTTCAGCCTTCTTATGATGTTAGCCTTTCTTGTTGGTTCCTACCTCCTCCCCAAAGAGTTGGAGAGAAAAAAATTGGATCCGAGCCATTCCGATTGGTTGATTTTCCTTGGGATTTTAGGTACCTTAGTGGGTGCCAAAATATTCTTTATCTTTGAAATTTGGGACCAAGTGTTTATTGATGTTCCCGGCTATGACGGAAAGTATACCTATCCACTCACACATTGGAACGGATTTCCGGGACATCCTGGACTTTGGTCTTCCCTTTTTAGCGGTGGTGGCCTTGTATTCTTTGGTGGCCTTCTTTTTGGATGGTTATTCATTACTCTCTACTTCCGACACCACAAACTAGACATCGGTGCCTATTATGATGCAGTGATACCAGCAATTAGTATGGGTTATGCGATTGGAAGATTAGGATGTTTTGTGAGCGGAGATGGTTGTTATGGATTTGCCACTGACGCGAGGATCCCATTTTTTGTTTTTGATTTCCATGGTGCTCACCCATCTGGTGTACCTGTTTGGAATACTCCTGTAATGGAATCGCTTATGGCCTTTGGTTACTTCGCTTATTTCCAATTTTGGGCAAGATACCAAAACTTTCGTAAATGGAGTATTGGTGCACAGTTTCTCATCATTCACGGATTTGCAAGGCTCATCATTGAGTTCTTACGTGTGAACAAAGCAGTCATCCCTTTTATTGATCCACCGACTCTTGTGAACATTCCAGATGCCAACGGAAATCCTACCTTCCTTACTGGTTACTACTGGCATGGATTTTCTCAGTCACAATATATCTCCATTGCGCTCATCCTCTTCGGTGTGTATTTGTTAGTTTCTAAAAAACTTTGGCTAAAGGAAAAAACAAACGTATGA
- a CDS encoding crotonase/enoyl-CoA hydratase family protein — protein MNPSPFFEIEKRKNVAILWLNRPEKRNAMNWPFWRDLPDMVEEINADPQIHCFVIAAKGKSFSTGLDLEEFFQEFKPVFQGEFADGREKLYQLILTMQKGINAIYNSKKPSIALVQKHCIGGGLDLVSACDIRYASKDASFSLRESKVAIVADMGSLQRLPHLIGNAHTRELALTGKDISAEEAYQMGLVTKVTEDFDSLLQAGLRTAEEIAENPTIVIRGVKQVLNHGIGKTIDEGLDYVAVWNASMLDSKDFRSAIGGFMERKRPVFNPETRVD, from the coding sequence ATGAACCCTTCTCCATTTTTCGAAATTGAAAAAAGAAAAAATGTAGCCATTCTTTGGTTAAATCGTCCAGAAAAACGTAATGCCATGAATTGGCCTTTTTGGCGAGACCTTCCCGATATGGTGGAAGAGATCAATGCTGATCCACAAATTCATTGTTTTGTGATCGCAGCAAAAGGAAAATCTTTTTCAACAGGCCTTGATTTGGAAGAGTTCTTTCAAGAATTCAAACCAGTTTTCCAAGGAGAATTTGCTGACGGTAGAGAAAAACTCTACCAACTGATTCTCACAATGCAAAAGGGAATTAATGCCATTTACAATTCTAAAAAACCGTCCATTGCCCTCGTTCAAAAACATTGTATCGGTGGTGGGCTGGATTTAGTTTCTGCATGTGACATTCGTTATGCGTCAAAAGATGCTAGTTTTTCACTTAGAGAATCCAAGGTAGCCATCGTTGCCGATATGGGATCCTTACAAAGACTCCCTCATTTGATTGGGAATGCCCATACTAGAGAATTGGCTCTGACTGGAAAAGATATTAGTGCCGAGGAAGCCTATCAGATGGGACTTGTGACAAAAGTGACGGAAGACTTTGATTCCCTACTTCAAGCTGGACTCAGGACAGCAGAAGAAATTGCAGAAAACCCGACTATTGTCATCCGTGGGGTCAAACAAGTGCTAAACCATGGAATAGGAAAAACCATCGACGAAGGTTTAGACTATGTAGCGGTTTGGAATGCGAGTATGCTCGATTCTAAAGATTTTCGTTCCGCCATCGGTGGGTTTATGGAAAGAAAACGACCTGTCTTCAATCCAGAAACCCGGGTAGATTAA
- a CDS encoding tetratricopeptide repeat protein has product MSSFFSLIREAKLLEEEKEFTRAFNVYAESESHTQNESALIKIKAKKAWCLYAVGNPKETESLFQDIIKNYPSHPLSITVYSRYLIKLKKFKSAKVLLQKSILYFPSYLENYLLLASLLKDMERSEEAIKVLKKALSQEHLSNGRGIDRKDIWAELGSLYFSRGDFNSALASLKMSLKMVEPEEFFYYDLLALCYLEAEDPENGLTSIKTHIEFCKEIDPETLIILARAHCRLGKLEEAANNLIQAYSIEDSLYLKAADFIDFAPLLRNGFFTTLENIEWEEP; this is encoded by the coding sequence ATGAGCTCTTTTTTTTCCCTAATCCGCGAAGCCAAACTCCTGGAAGAGGAAAAGGAATTCACACGAGCTTTTAACGTGTACGCAGAAAGTGAATCACATACACAAAACGAATCTGCACTGATCAAAATCAAAGCGAAAAAAGCCTGGTGTTTGTATGCAGTAGGAAATCCAAAAGAAACAGAATCCCTGTTTCAAGACATTATTAAAAATTATCCATCGCATCCGTTAAGTATCACCGTATACTCACGTTATCTAATCAAATTAAAGAAATTTAAATCAGCCAAAGTACTACTTCAAAAAAGTATTCTCTATTTTCCTTCCTATTTGGAGAACTACCTACTCCTTGCCTCTCTCCTAAAAGATATGGAACGATCAGAGGAAGCGATTAAGGTATTAAAAAAAGCACTTTCGCAAGAACACTTAAGTAATGGCCGCGGGATTGATCGAAAAGATATTTGGGCCGAACTTGGGTCTTTATATTTTTCTCGTGGAGACTTTAATTCGGCCCTCGCTTCTTTAAAAATGTCACTTAAGATGGTGGAACCAGAAGAGTTCTTCTATTATGATTTATTAGCCTTATGTTATCTGGAGGCGGAAGACCCAGAAAATGGACTCACCTCTATTAAAACTCATATCGAATTCTGCAAAGAAATTGATCCAGAGACACTGATTATTTTGGCCCGTGCCCATTGCCGGCTGGGAAAATTAGAAGAAGCAGCGAACAACTTAATCCAAGCTTACTCCATTGAAGATTCCTTATATTTAAAAGCAGCAGATTTTATAGATTTTGCGCCACTACTAAGAAATGGTTTTTTTACAACCTTGGAGAACATTGAATGGGAAGAACCATAA
- a CDS encoding AAA domain-containing protein translates to MGRTIKQTFGSLKEEILHIKTILSKERDYERFIFLEKGQDSKAIKNAELEDLKFVVGNTWRAEFNISPSSKAKEWLKPGVPVLLKSETESIFGNIYKTSDTKLTVQIRGDYEWEDTEFQISKWFQESTYDLYNDIITKILADTSSESHKKLNWILGFGLGEKPTPPKSSLNRPPLERIFQIHDYGIIFGPPGTGKTTLLMQAVQEIKTKGESVLTLCPTNFACDYIVELAIKKGIRVIRLGNSTKIKEDVLPYHIDHLIQTHPDQKQIHNWQTELKALQKKANAWKRNFGKEEREERKTIRKEAKFLLSTIREAESNIRTKLLDDAELIVSTFSGFGNEWGKGRTFDYVFVDEATQSLDPGCYMALYAGKKTFFFGDPKQLGASYSHPDHQTIDSFLEKAVAFDSGERILFLEKQFRMKAEILGFPNRTYYESKILTHPDAIWNPTITISEAIGSNPSILWIDTAGSDSEEETEGEEPSFFNHIEIQLIERLFELGIQSNLITVISPYRGQVEKLVLASQGRWITQTIDSFQGRESEIVILSLVRSNLEGEIGFLLNPKRLNVALTRAKSHLILIGDSGTLCQNKEFQDLYSYIESNGEIRSIYEFME, encoded by the coding sequence ATGGGAAGAACCATAAAACAAACGTTTGGTTCATTAAAAGAAGAAATTTTACACATAAAAACAATTCTATCAAAAGAACGCGATTATGAACGTTTTATATTTTTAGAAAAAGGTCAAGATTCCAAAGCGATTAAAAATGCCGAGTTGGAAGACTTAAAGTTTGTTGTGGGTAATACATGGAGGGCGGAATTCAATATCTCTCCTTCTTCGAAAGCCAAAGAGTGGTTAAAACCAGGAGTTCCCGTCCTCCTCAAATCCGAAACAGAATCTATATTTGGAAATATTTATAAAACATCCGATACAAAACTCACCGTCCAAATCCGAGGAGACTACGAATGGGAAGATACTGAGTTTCAAATCTCAAAGTGGTTCCAAGAATCCACATACGACTTGTATAATGATATCATCACAAAAATATTAGCTGATACAAGTAGTGAATCACATAAAAAATTGAATTGGATTTTGGGTTTTGGACTCGGTGAAAAACCAACGCCTCCTAAGTCTAGTCTTAACAGACCACCACTGGAACGCATCTTTCAAATTCATGACTACGGAATTATCTTTGGACCACCAGGAACAGGTAAAACCACCTTACTGATGCAAGCTGTGCAGGAAATCAAAACAAAGGGTGAATCTGTTTTGACACTTTGTCCCACAAACTTTGCCTGCGATTATATTGTAGAACTTGCAATCAAAAAAGGAATTCGTGTGATTCGTTTAGGAAACTCTACAAAAATCAAAGAAGATGTTTTGCCCTACCATATAGATCATCTCATCCAAACACATCCTGATCAAAAACAAATTCACAATTGGCAAACCGAACTAAAAGCACTTCAGAAAAAAGCCAATGCTTGGAAACGTAACTTTGGAAAAGAAGAAAGAGAAGAACGAAAGACAATCCGAAAAGAAGCTAAGTTTTTACTCTCCACAATCAGAGAAGCAGAATCGAATATTAGAACGAAGCTACTCGACGATGCAGAACTCATAGTATCTACCTTTTCGGGATTTGGAAATGAATGGGGAAAAGGTAGGACCTTTGATTATGTATTTGTAGATGAAGCCACTCAAAGTTTAGATCCGGGTTGTTATATGGCACTCTATGCTGGTAAAAAAACCTTCTTTTTTGGAGATCCGAAACAACTTGGCGCTAGTTACTCCCACCCTGATCACCAAACTATCGATAGTTTTTTGGAAAAAGCTGTGGCATTTGATTCAGGAGAACGAATTCTATTTTTAGAAAAACAATTCAGAATGAAGGCAGAAATTCTTGGTTTTCCCAATCGAACTTACTACGAAAGTAAAATTCTAACCCATCCTGATGCAATATGGAATCCAACAATCACTATCTCTGAGGCCATAGGTTCCAATCCATCCATCCTTTGGATTGATACTGCCGGCAGTGATTCCGAAGAAGAAACAGAAGGTGAAGAGCCAAGTTTTTTCAATCATATAGAAATCCAGTTGATCGAAAGATTGTTTGAATTGGGAATTCAAAGCAATTTAATAACCGTTATATCTCCATATCGAGGCCAAGTTGAAAAATTAGTACTGGCATCACAAGGTAGATGGATCACCCAAACTATAGATTCCTTCCAAGGAAGAGAATCAGAGATTGTCATTTTGAGCCTAGTTCGCTCTAACCTAGAAGGTGAAATTGGTTTTTTATTGAATCCTAAACGTTTGAATGTAGCTTTAACAAGGGCCAAATCTCATTTAATTCTTATTGGAGACTCAGGAACCCTTTGTCAAAATAAAGAGTTCCAAGATCTTTATTCCTACATCGAATCAAACGGTGAAATTCGTTCGATTTATGAATTTATGGAATGA